The DNA region GGTGCTGAACGTGCTCGAGCAGTGGGGAAGGGAAATCGGCCGGACGTCGTTTGCCGAAGTGCTGCTGCTGCGCTGCGCCGACGCCGGCGCGGCCGACAGAATCGCTTCGCTTTCCGCGCTGCATGGCGCGGTTGAGCGGATCGGGCCGCTGGATTTTATCGTTAACGCGGAGCGTGAGGCGGAGGTGCGAAAGGCGCTGGCGGCCGAACGGCTCGCGCCGCCGGGCCGCCGGTCTGCCGAGGCGGAGCCGGATTATCCGCGGCTGACGGGCCGGAGTTCCCCGCCTGCGGATGCCTCCGCTTTCGGCTGGCAGGAGGGAACGGGCGGACAAGGCTGGATTTACCAAGGAACGGATTTGCATTTTTACGAGCCTGATGACGAGCTTCCCGACGACGGACAGCTTTTCCCCGGACTTCGGGAGCTGCCGCCGATGTGGTGGAAGGAACTGAGAGCCTACCACCATTCAACGGCACGCCAAATCGTCGCCCAGGCAAAAGGCTGGCAAACGAAGATCGCCTTGCAAATCGGCGGGGACACGGTTCTCTGCCTGCCTCTGGAACTGCGCGGCGATGAGGAATGGAGCGTCAAGGTTCGCACGCTTCCCTCCCCTTCGGGAGAGGGGCGGGGCGAGGAAAGCGAGCTGTGGCTGTCCCCCGGGGACTGGCGGGCCATGCGGCTGATCTTGCCCGAAATTGCCCGGTAAAGCGGGGATTAGGAAGGATGAACCTCTTCTTCTTATAGCCGGATTATGATATGATTATGTCGTCTACCTCGGGTGGATAATAAGAAGCAGAATCGAGTTGAAAATTCATGAGCGTAATCGAGAGGAAAACGGTCGATATGGCCGCCGTGCTGACATACGCCTATGAATTGGGCGATATGATAAATAACTCGCACGCCGTGTCCGAATATTTATATTGGAAGCGCCGCGTGGAGGAAGATGCCGAGATTCAGGCATTGGTCAAGAAGCTGGATTCGCAGAAAGAGCTCTTCCGGGAGACGGAACGCTTCGGCCATTTTCATCCCAACTATCATGAAGCCAAAGACAAAGTGGCTGCGGTGGAGAAGGAGCTGGAGCGGTTTGAGGCCGTCCGCAAATTCAAAGCGGCCGAAAGCGAGCTTGACGACATCCTCCACGAGATGTCGGAAACGATCGCTTATGCCGTCTCGGACAGCATCAAGGTGCCGAGCAACGATCCGAACC from Paenibacillus macerans includes:
- a CDS encoding YlbF family regulator — translated: MSVIERKTVDMAAVLTYAYELGDMINNSHAVSEYLYWKRRVEEDAEIQALVKKLDSQKELFRETERFGHFHPNYHEAKDKVAAVEKELERFEAVRKFKAAESELDDILHEMSETIAYAVSDSIKVPSNDPNPKGGGCGSGGKCSCG